Proteins encoded together in one Thamnophis elegans isolate rThaEle1 chromosome 10, rThaEle1.pri, whole genome shotgun sequence window:
- the KCNIP2 gene encoding Kv channel-interacting protein 2 isoform X1 — protein sequence MRGKSRKESLSDSRDLDGSYDQLTGNPSGHAKKALKQRFLKLLPCCRQPKSIPSISENSIEDELELSTVCHRPEGLEQLQEQTKFSRKELQVLYRGFKNECPSGIVNEESFKQIYSQFFPQGDSSTYATFLFNAFDTDHDGSVSFEDFVAGLSIILRGTVDDRLSWAFNLYDLNKDGCITKEEMLDIMKSIYDMMGKYTYPAMREDAPQEHVENFFQKMDRNRDGVVTIDEFIESCQKDENIMSSMKLFDNVI from the exons GCAATCCATCTGGTCATGCTAAAAAAGCCCTGAAGCAGCGGTTCCTCAAGCTGCTCCCCTGCTGCCGCCAACCTAAATCCATCCCCTCAATCAGCGAAA ACAGCATAGAGGATGAGCTTGAGCTCTCTACGGTTTGTCATCGGCCTGAGGGTCTAGAACAACTACAGGAACAAACTAAGTTCAGCCGCAAAGAGCTACAAGTCTTATACCGAGGCTTCAAGAAT GAATGCCCTAGTGGGATTGTTAATGAAGAGAGTTTCAAACAGATCTACTCACAATTCTTCCCACAGGGAG ATTCTAGTACATATGCAACTTTTCTTTTCAACGCATTTGATACTGACCACGATGGCTCCGTCAGTTTTGAG GATTTTGTAGCTGGTTTATCCATTATTCTCCGTGGCACTGTAGATGATCGGCTCAGTTGGGCCTTCAATCTCTATGATCTGAACAAAGATGGCTGTATCACCAAAGAG GAAATGTTGGATATAATGAAATCCATTTACGACATGATGGGCAAGTACACTTATCCAGCCATGAGAGAAGATGCACCCCAGGAACATGTGGAAAATTTTTTCCAG AAAATGGATCGGAACAGAGATGGTGTGGTGACCATTGATGAATTCATTGAATCCTGTCAGAAG GATGAAAACATCATGAGTTCCATGAAGCTTTTTGACAATGTGATCTAG
- the KCNIP2 gene encoding Kv channel-interacting protein 2 isoform X2, translating into MNLEGLEMIAVLVVLVLFIKVLEQFGLFEPVSLEDSIEDELELSTVCHRPEGLEQLQEQTKFSRKELQVLYRGFKNECPSGIVNEESFKQIYSQFFPQGDSSTYATFLFNAFDTDHDGSVSFEDFVAGLSIILRGTVDDRLSWAFNLYDLNKDGCITKEEMLDIMKSIYDMMGKYTYPAMREDAPQEHVENFFQKMDRNRDGVVTIDEFIESCQKDENIMSSMKLFDNVI; encoded by the exons ATGAACCTGGAAGGTCTGGAGATGATCGCTGTTTTGGTGGTTCTGGTCCTCTTCATTAAAGTGCTGGAACAATTTGGGCTCTTTGAGCCTGTCTCCTTGGAAG ACAGCATAGAGGATGAGCTTGAGCTCTCTACGGTTTGTCATCGGCCTGAGGGTCTAGAACAACTACAGGAACAAACTAAGTTCAGCCGCAAAGAGCTACAAGTCTTATACCGAGGCTTCAAGAAT GAATGCCCTAGTGGGATTGTTAATGAAGAGAGTTTCAAACAGATCTACTCACAATTCTTCCCACAGGGAG ATTCTAGTACATATGCAACTTTTCTTTTCAACGCATTTGATACTGACCACGATGGCTCCGTCAGTTTTGAG GATTTTGTAGCTGGTTTATCCATTATTCTCCGTGGCACTGTAGATGATCGGCTCAGTTGGGCCTTCAATCTCTATGATCTGAACAAAGATGGCTGTATCACCAAAGAG GAAATGTTGGATATAATGAAATCCATTTACGACATGATGGGCAAGTACACTTATCCAGCCATGAGAGAAGATGCACCCCAGGAACATGTGGAAAATTTTTTCCAG AAAATGGATCGGAACAGAGATGGTGTGGTGACCATTGATGAATTCATTGAATCCTGTCAGAAG GATGAAAACATCATGAGTTCCATGAAGCTTTTTGACAATGTGATCTAG